The stretch of DNA TGACCGAAGCGGCCGACGACATTTGTTACCGGATTCTGGATCTGGAAGATGCGGTGGCGATGCATATTTTCGAGCAGAAGCGAGTCCACCAACTGATGCTCAAGATTACCGGCAACCAGGAGAACCACTGGATGGGACTGGCCCAGCTGCGCGGTCAGGCGATCAACCAGCTGGTTGGCGAGTTCTGGAAGGTGTTTGAAAGCGACTATGCGGCGATCATGCAGGGGGACCGCCAAGACGATCTGAAGTCGTCGCTTCCCAGTGAGTTCAAAGAGCACCTGCAGCAGGTCGCCGAGATGTACGAAGAGATCTTCGGCCACCGCAAAAAGATCGTCACCGAGCTGGGCGCCTACCGGGTGTTGGGGCGAATTCTAAGAGCGCTGCTAAAGACGGTCGAATCGATCGGTAATGCCAGCAACTATGGAGAGCTACACTTCCTATCAAAGAACTGCGCCGAGCTGGCGTGGAGCAAAGAGTACGTCGAAGCGAACCTCGACAAATCGCACGCCTGGTGGTTGGGGCAGGTGATGGATTTTGTCAGCGGGATGACCGACAACTACGCGACGCGGTTGTCGCGAGAGTTGGATGGGTTGGCGTTGGAAGGGTAAGAGGTTGGATGGGGAGCGTGTTGGCGGTGGGATGTCGATCGTGTTCGTCGGGCCGCATTCATTGCCACGAAGACGTGGCAACGGCACCCCTGATTTATCGTTACCCCCGATTGCGCATCGCCCGGGCCATGTCTCGTTTGGCGTCTTGCGATTTCAGCTTGTCACGCTTGTCATGTTGTTTGCGACCGCGACCGACGCCAAGGAGGACTTTGACGCGGCCTTGTTTGAAATACATTTTGAGCGGGACCAGGCTGAGGCCGCGGTCTTCGCTCTTGCCGGCGAACTTGGCGATTTCCGTTTTGTGCAGCAGCAGCTTGCGAGGACGCTTGGGCTCGTGGTTGAGGAACATGCTGGTATTGCTGTATTCGGGGATCTCGCAATTGACCAGAAAGACCTCGCCGCGCAGCACGCGGGCAAACGACTCGCTGAGCGAGAGCTTGCCGTCGCGGAGGCTTTTTACCTCGCTGCCGACCAGTTGGATGCCACACTCCAGCGTGTCGATGATTTCGTAATCGTGCCGGGCCTTCCGGTTTTCGCCGATCGGGCGTTCCAGCTTCTTCTTGTCGTCTTCTTTGGAGTCTTTTTTTTTCGCCATGGGTGCTTTCGCTCTCGTCGCTAGCGGCGGGGCGCTTTTTCATGAATTGATCTTGCGAAGCGGAAAATCGCCGCTTCGATTGCTAGTCGTTATGGGCTACGGGTTTAGCTGCAATCTGGCTTCCCGGCTGGCCTTTCCCCGGGTGGAGGGAATTGCTACTCTCCCCGTCCTTGATCGCAGCTAAAAATCAGCCTCTTGCGGTGACGATATTCCGTGTCTTCTCGTATCGAAAACAACTACGAATCGACAGGCGTCGACTTCCACTACCTGGGAACGATCGACTTCGACTTGTGCCTGGCATTACAGCGCCGTCTGGTTTACGAAGCCGGGGGCCGCGATGACGGACGGATTACCGTCCTGCTGTGCCAACATACGAGTATGATCACTGTCGGCCGAGCAGGTTCGCGGCAACATATTCGCCTGACGCAGGACGAGCTCGAAACGCTGCGATGGCAGGTTCGCTGGGTCGGACGGGGGGGCGGTTGCGTACTGCATGGCCCTGGCCAACTTGCGATTTATCCCATTGTACCGCTGAGAAGCCGCAATTGGACCGTCGGCGAATATTTAGAGCGACTGCAGCAAGCGATGGTCGCCACCGCAGTAGCACACGGCGTGCCGGCGTACGCTCGACCTGGTCGCTACGGCATATGGGGAAAAAGCGGCCTCTTAGCGGCGGTTGGCGCCGCCGTGCAGAACTGGATCACCAGTCACGGGGCCTTCCTCAACATCCACGCCAGCGGCGACGCTCAGTCGTTTGTCGAGGCCAACCCGCCCGAATTGGCGGCGCCAGGCGATTCGCCCATTATGGGGAGCCTGCTGTCAGAAACGGATCAACCAGTTAGAATTGAGACTGTGGCCCGAGTCGCAGCGCGACGGCTGGCTGACTCCTTCGACTGCGTCGACCGACGCTGGCACGAGGGGCATCCTTTGCTATTTGAAATCTCCGAGCATCAACGTGAGCGACTCGCACGAGTTGGTTAACCTACCGGTCGTCGAATTGCCGGTCATCGACGCACCAGGCAACCATCCCAAACAACGTCTGCCGAAGTGGCTGAAGCGAAACGTCCCCAAGGGGAACGCCAATCACTTTACGCAGAGTCTCCTGGAAGAACTGCAGCTGGAAACGGTCTGCGACAGCGCTAAATGTCCGAACCGGATGGAGTGCTACTCGCAGAAGACCGCCACTTTCATGATTTTGGGGAATGTCTGCACCCGGGCCTGCAGCTTCTGCTCGGTCCCCCGCGGCAAGCCGGAAGAACTGTCTGGGGACGAGCCGGAACGCTTGGCCGAAGCCGCCTATCGCTTGGGACTGAAGCACGTGGTCATCACGTCGGTCACCCGCGACGACCTGCCCGACGGCGGCGCCGATCACTACATCCGCTGTATCGCTGCGGTGCGAGAGCGAACCGGCGCCACGGTCGAAGTGCTGACGCCGGACTTCATTCACTGCCGCGACGCGCTGGACCGGATCATCGTCGAAGCCTCGCCGGACGTCTTCAATCACAACACCGAAACGGTTCCGCGGCTCTACAAGCGAGTTCGCGGCGTCACGTCGGACTATGCCTGGACGCTGGGCCTGTTGAAGCGGGTCAAAGAGCTGAATCCCAAGGTCAAAACCAAAAGCGGTTTGATGCTGGGCCTGGGCGAGACGCATGACGAGGTCTTTGCGGTGCTCGAAGATCTGTTAGCGCACGACGTCGACTTCCTGACGCTTGGTCAATACCTGCAGCCTGACGAAAAGCGTTACTTGAAGGTAGAGCGTTACGTGACGCCGGAAGAGTTCGAGATGTTCGGCCGCAAGTCAAAAGAGATGGGCTTCAAGCAGGTCGCCAGCGGCCCGTTCGTTCGCTCTAGCTACCATGCCCGCGATATGGCGGAAGCCTACTAAGATGAGCAAACTACCCAACTGTCCCGAGTGCGCTTCGGAATATACCTACGAAGACCGCGATCTGCTGGTCTGCCCCAGCTGCGGGCACGAATGGACCAAAGCGGCTGCTGAAGAAGCGGCCGCCGCCGCGATCATTCGCGACGCCAACGGCAACGAGCTGCAAGACGGCGACACCGTGACGGTCGCGAAAGACCTGAAGGTGAAAGGCTCGTCGCTGGTGGTCAAAGTTGGCACCAAGGTGAAGAACATCCGCCTAGTCGACGGAGATCACGACATCGACTGCAAGATCGACGGCATCGGCGCGATGCAGTTGAAGTCGGAGTTTGTGAAGAAGGCGTAGGCGCGGATCTGCGGCGCCATGCTTTCACGGCGTCTTCGCCGGGTAAGCATGTCTTTGCCCTGCCGCAAGCATGGCCACAAAGACGTGGCCATGGCGTCTAGCGCATTACCCCAACAGCTTCG from Blastopirellula retiformator encodes:
- the smpB gene encoding SsrA-binding protein SmpB encodes the protein MAKKKDSKEDDKKKLERPIGENRKARHDYEIIDTLECGIQLVGSEVKSLRDGKLSLSESFARVLRGEVFLVNCEIPEYSNTSMFLNHEPKRPRKLLLHKTEIAKFAGKSEDRGLSLVPLKMYFKQGRVKVLLGVGRGRKQHDKRDKLKSQDAKRDMARAMRNRG
- a CDS encoding lipoyl(octanoyl) transferase LipB, with protein sequence MSSRIENNYESTGVDFHYLGTIDFDLCLALQRRLVYEAGGRDDGRITVLLCQHTSMITVGRAGSRQHIRLTQDELETLRWQVRWVGRGGGCVLHGPGQLAIYPIVPLRSRNWTVGEYLERLQQAMVATAVAHGVPAYARPGRYGIWGKSGLLAAVGAAVQNWITSHGAFLNIHASGDAQSFVEANPPELAAPGDSPIMGSLLSETDQPVRIETVARVAARRLADSFDCVDRRWHEGHPLLFEISEHQRERLARVG
- the lipA gene encoding lipoyl synthase; the encoded protein is MSDSHELVNLPVVELPVIDAPGNHPKQRLPKWLKRNVPKGNANHFTQSLLEELQLETVCDSAKCPNRMECYSQKTATFMILGNVCTRACSFCSVPRGKPEELSGDEPERLAEAAYRLGLKHVVITSVTRDDLPDGGADHYIRCIAAVRERTGATVEVLTPDFIHCRDALDRIIVEASPDVFNHNTETVPRLYKRVRGVTSDYAWTLGLLKRVKELNPKVKTKSGLMLGLGETHDEVFAVLEDLLAHDVDFLTLGQYLQPDEKRYLKVERYVTPEEFEMFGRKSKEMGFKQVASGPFVRSSYHARDMAEAY
- a CDS encoding zinc ribbon domain-containing protein YjdM is translated as MSKLPNCPECASEYTYEDRDLLVCPSCGHEWTKAAAEEAAAAAIIRDANGNELQDGDTVTVAKDLKVKGSSLVVKVGTKVKNIRLVDGDHDIDCKIDGIGAMQLKSEFVKKA